The following are from one region of the Hydrogenimonas sp. SS33 genome:
- the murD gene encoding UDP-N-acetylmuramoyl-L-alanine--D-glutamate ligase, with product MTISLFGYGKTTRAIAKKLGPCDFYDDHVTVPHKDAEGNRLLPPSLFDPDRSDVEIPSPGFPPSHPLIAKAKHLISEYDLFLSERGRKIRETGSGNREWEDFSRPYTIWVSGTNGKTTTTQMLTHLLADRGAVSGGNIGTPLALLDETRPLWVLETSSFTLHYTRLAKPDLYLLLPMTPDHLSWHGGEAAYLADKLKPLRSMREGEAILLPDAFADTPTEGFKIPYKETGAIARYFGIDVEKIDFEGAFLLDAVLAMGVAKILFDRVDYDKINAFRLEPHRQERVTDALGRLWVNDTKATNIDATVQALKPFKERPIHLILGGDDKGVDLTPLFETLKSYDLHIYAIGSNKEKVADLARRYAIPCEVSGTLERAVRAIAKVHDTRSVAILSPAAASLDQFSSYAERGELFKNIVSSF from the coding sequence GTGACCATCTCCCTCTTCGGATACGGCAAAACGACCCGCGCCATCGCCAAGAAACTGGGGCCCTGCGACTTCTACGACGACCATGTCACCGTCCCGCACAAGGATGCCGAAGGCAACCGCCTCCTTCCCCCCTCTCTCTTCGACCCCGACCGAAGCGATGTGGAGATCCCCAGCCCCGGCTTTCCTCCTTCGCATCCGCTCATTGCCAAGGCAAAGCACCTCATCAGCGAATACGACCTCTTTCTCTCCGAGCGGGGTCGGAAAATTCGGGAAACGGGAAGCGGAAATCGGGAATGGGAAGATTTTAGTCGACCTTACACGATTTGGGTTTCCGGTACCAACGGCAAAACGACGACGACGCAGATGCTCACCCACCTCCTGGCCGACCGGGGGGCGGTCAGCGGCGGCAATATCGGCACACCGCTGGCCCTGCTCGACGAGACCCGCCCCCTGTGGGTGCTGGAGACCAGCTCCTTTACCCTTCACTACACCCGCTTAGCCAAACCCGACCTCTACCTGCTTCTGCCCATGACACCGGACCATCTGAGCTGGCACGGGGGCGAAGCGGCCTACCTGGCCGACAAGCTCAAACCTTTGAGAAGCATGCGTGAAGGGGAGGCGATCCTCCTGCCCGATGCCTTCGCCGACACCCCGACGGAAGGGTTCAAAATCCCCTATAAAGAGACCGGAGCGATCGCCCGCTATTTCGGCATCGATGTGGAGAAAATAGATTTCGAAGGCGCCTTTTTGCTGGATGCGGTACTGGCGATGGGCGTGGCGAAGATCCTCTTCGACAGGGTCGATTACGACAAGATCAACGCGTTCCGGCTCGAACCGCACCGGCAGGAGCGCGTGACCGACGCCCTGGGGCGACTCTGGGTCAACGACACCAAAGCGACCAACATCGACGCGACAGTCCAGGCGCTCAAACCCTTCAAAGAGCGCCCCATCCACCTCATCCTGGGCGGCGACGACAAAGGGGTCGACCTGACACCGCTTTTCGAGACACTGAAGAGCTACGACCTGCACATCTACGCCATCGGCAGCAACAAAGAAAAGGTCGCCGACTTGGCCCGCCGCTACGCCATCCCCTGCGAAGTGAGCGGCACCCTGGAACGCGCCGTTAGAGCCATCGCAAAGGTCCACGACACACGAAGCGTCGCCATCCTCTCCCCCGCCGCCGCCAGCCTGGACCAGTTCTCCTCCTACGCCGAACGGGGCGAACTTTTCAAAAATATTGTCAGCAGTTTTTAA
- the mraY gene encoding phospho-N-acetylmuramoyl-pentapeptide-transferase: MLYWFYRHLDVNLFKYITVRAGFAFFIALALTLYLMPLFIRWAKAKKASQPINKFVPKAHLKKKDTPTMGGVVFIFSTLIATLLSAKLNNPYVVGALATLMGFCLIGLSDDYGKVVSGNNLHGLSPRGKFALQLLLALVIGTFLLFYARFNTDFYVPFVKFPLFDMGWGAVIFWALVMVAASNAVNLTDGLDGLATVPSIFALFSLGVIVYVTGNAILSSYLFWPKIIGVGEVAIVASALIGALIGFLWYNCNPAEVFMGDSGSLSVGAFLGYMAVLGKSEILLILIGAIFVIETVSVIAQVGSYKLRGKRIFLMAPIHHHFEMKQWAENKIIVRFWIIAFIANLLALITLKIR; the protein is encoded by the coding sequence ATGCTTTACTGGTTCTATCGTCATCTCGACGTCAATCTTTTCAAATACATCACGGTCCGCGCCGGCTTCGCCTTTTTCATCGCCCTGGCGCTGACGCTTTACCTGATGCCGCTTTTCATCCGGTGGGCGAAAGCGAAAAAGGCGAGCCAGCCCATCAACAAGTTCGTTCCCAAGGCCCATCTGAAAAAGAAGGACACGCCCACCATGGGCGGCGTCGTCTTCATCTTCTCCACCCTCATCGCGACTTTGCTCAGCGCCAAACTCAACAATCCCTATGTGGTGGGCGCACTGGCAACACTGATGGGTTTTTGCCTCATCGGCCTGAGCGACGATTACGGCAAAGTGGTTTCCGGCAACAATCTTCACGGGCTCAGCCCCCGGGGAAAGTTCGCGCTACAGCTCCTGCTCGCCCTCGTCATCGGCACCTTTTTGCTTTTCTATGCCCGTTTCAACACCGATTTCTACGTTCCCTTCGTCAAATTTCCCCTCTTCGACATGGGGTGGGGCGCCGTCATCTTCTGGGCCCTTGTCATGGTGGCCGCCAGCAACGCCGTCAACCTCACCGACGGGCTCGACGGCCTGGCCACCGTTCCCTCCATCTTCGCCCTTTTCTCCCTGGGCGTCATCGTCTATGTCACCGGTAACGCCATCCTGAGCAGCTACCTCTTCTGGCCCAAAATCATCGGTGTCGGAGAGGTGGCCATCGTCGCCTCCGCCCTCATCGGCGCGCTCATCGGATTTTTGTGGTACAACTGCAACCCCGCCGAAGTCTTCATGGGCGACAGCGGGAGCCTCTCGGTCGGCGCGTTCCTGGGGTATATGGCCGTTCTCGGCAAAAGCGAAATCCTCCTGATCCTCATCGGCGCCATCTTCGTCATAGAAACCGTCTCCGTCATCGCCCAGGTGGGCAGCTACAAACTCCGCGGCAAACGGATCTTCCTGATGGCCCCCATCCACCACCACTTCGAAATGAAACAGTGGGCGGAGAACAAGATCATCGTGCGCTTCTGGATCATCGCCTTCATCGCCAACCTGCTGGCGCTCATTACGTTGAAAATTCGGTGA
- the gpmI gene encoding 2,3-bisphosphoglycerate-independent phosphoglycerate mutase, translated as MANKTILVITDGIGYKPHSKANAFEAAKKPTYDWLFSHVPYSLIHTYGLHVGLPEGQMGNSEVGHMTIGSGRVLYQDLVKISLALKDGSLKENETLQALFEKSGRLHLVGLMSDGGVHSHIEHIIGVANIAAEAGKRVFLHLITDGRDVSPTSAPEYLKQIEPILSDRVSIATLGGRFYTMDRDRRWERVEKGYRAIVEATPKTDLSPLDYVQKSYAQDVTDEFIEPTAFAGYEGMEEGDAVLFMNFRSDRMREIVTAIGDPTFEAFERKPIHVHIATMTEYDKSFPYPVLFRKEVPKNTLAEVIADAGLTQLHTAETEKYAHVTFFFNGGVEEPVENESRVLIPSPKVKTYDMKPEMSAPEVGDAVLTAMEEAYDFIVVNFANGDMVGHTGNFEAAVKAVEAVDRELGRIVEKAKEKEYRLVLTSDHGNCEEMLDENGKVLTNHTVGDVWCFVMAPEVKEVKPGALNNIAPTVLKLMALPIPEEMDEPLV; from the coding sequence GTGGCGAATAAGACGATTTTGGTGATTACCGACGGCATCGGGTACAAACCACACTCCAAAGCCAACGCTTTCGAGGCGGCGAAGAAACCGACCTACGACTGGCTCTTCTCCCATGTTCCCTACTCGCTCATTCACACCTACGGTCTGCATGTGGGGCTTCCGGAGGGGCAGATGGGCAACTCGGAAGTGGGGCACATGACCATCGGCAGCGGCCGGGTGCTCTACCAGGATCTGGTGAAGATCTCCCTGGCGCTCAAAGACGGCTCGCTCAAGGAGAACGAAACCCTCCAGGCCCTTTTTGAAAAGAGCGGCCGTCTCCACCTCGTCGGGCTCATGAGCGACGGCGGGGTCCATTCGCATATCGAGCATATCATCGGTGTGGCCAACATCGCCGCCGAAGCGGGCAAACGCGTCTTTTTGCACCTCATTACCGACGGCCGGGACGTCTCTCCCACCTCCGCACCCGAGTACCTGAAGCAGATCGAACCGATTCTAAGCGACCGGGTGAGCATCGCCACCCTGGGCGGCCGCTTCTACACGATGGACCGGGACCGGCGGTGGGAGCGGGTGGAGAAGGGGTATCGCGCCATTGTGGAGGCGACGCCCAAAACCGACCTTTCGCCGCTTGATTATGTTCAAAAGAGCTATGCGCAGGATGTGACGGACGAATTCATCGAACCGACGGCCTTTGCGGGTTACGAAGGGATGGAAGAGGGGGATGCGGTGCTCTTCATGAATTTCCGCAGCGACCGCATGCGGGAGATCGTCACCGCCATCGGCGACCCGACGTTCGAAGCCTTCGAGCGCAAGCCGATCCACGTCCACATCGCCACGATGACCGAGTACGACAAGAGTTTCCCCTATCCCGTTCTCTTCAGGAAAGAGGTGCCCAAAAATACGCTGGCGGAGGTGATCGCCGACGCGGGGCTTACCCAGCTCCACACCGCCGAGACGGAAAAGTACGCCCATGTCACCTTCTTTTTCAACGGCGGCGTGGAGGAGCCGGTGGAGAACGAGTCGCGGGTGCTCATTCCAAGCCCCAAGGTGAAAACCTACGACATGAAACCCGAAATGAGCGCCCCGGAGGTGGGCGACGCGGTTTTGACGGCGATGGAAGAGGCGTACGACTTCATCGTCGTCAACTTCGCCAACGGGGACATGGTGGGCCACACCGGCAATTTCGAAGCGGCGGTGAAAGCCGTCGAGGCGGTCGACAGGGAGCTGGGAAGGATCGTCGAAAAGGCGAAGGAGAAAGAGTACCGGCTGGTACTCACCTCCGACCACGGCAACTGCGAAGAGATGCTGGATGAAAACGGCAAAGTGCTGACCAACCACACGGTGGGCGACGTCTGGTGCTTCGTCATGGCACCGGAGGTGAAAGAGGTCAAACCCGGCGCGCTCAACAACATCGCCCCGACGGTGCTGAAACTGATGGCCCTGCCGATTCCGGAAGAGATGGACGAACCGCTGGTTTAG
- the fabG gene encoding 3-oxoacyl-ACP reductase FabG has protein sequence MKFTGKNVLVTGASRGIGAQIAKTLAGYGLKVWINYRSGAEAADTVKAAIEADGGEAAVIGFDVSDEAAYVEAVKTIVDADGELSYIVNNAGITKDKLAMRMKVEEFEAVLKANLTSAFVGCREAIKVMGKKRFGAVVNVASIVGETGNAGQTNYSASKGGLIAMTKSFALEGAARNIRFNAVTPGFIATDMTDTLKEEIKQAFIDRIPLARFGDPKEVAEAIAFLLSDHASYITGETLKVNGGMNMA, from the coding sequence ATGAAATTCACGGGAAAAAATGTATTGGTGACCGGCGCGAGCCGGGGGATCGGCGCACAGATCGCCAAGACGCTGGCGGGGTACGGCCTGAAGGTGTGGATCAACTACCGAAGCGGTGCCGAGGCGGCGGATACGGTCAAGGCGGCCATCGAAGCCGACGGCGGCGAGGCGGCGGTCATCGGCTTCGATGTCAGTGACGAAGCGGCCTATGTGGAGGCGGTCAAAACCATCGTCGATGCCGACGGCGAGCTGAGTTACATCGTCAACAATGCGGGCATCACCAAAGACAAACTGGCGATGCGGATGAAGGTGGAGGAGTTCGAAGCGGTGCTCAAAGCCAACCTCACTTCCGCCTTCGTCGGCTGCCGGGAGGCGATCAAGGTGATGGGCAAAAAGCGGTTCGGCGCCGTCGTCAATGTCGCCTCAATTGTCGGAGAGACCGGCAACGCCGGTCAGACCAACTACAGCGCTTCCAAAGGCGGGCTCATCGCCATGACCAAGAGCTTCGCCCTCGAAGGGGCGGCGAGAAACATCCGCTTCAACGCGGTCACCCCCGGTTTCATCGCCACCGACATGACCGACACGCTCAAAGAGGAGATCAAGCAGGCGTTCATCGACCGCATTCCCCTGGCCCGTTTCGGCGACCCCAAGGAGGTGGCCGAAGCGATCGCCTTCCTGCTCAGCGACCACGCCTCCTACATCACCGGCGAAACCCTCAAAGTCAACGGCGGCATGAATATGGCATAA
- the acpP gene encoding acyl carrier protein, giving the protein MAIFDDVKEVVVEQLNVNPDEVKMESKFVEDLGADSLDVVELVMALEEKFGIEIPDDQAEKIQTVGDAVKYIEENK; this is encoded by the coding sequence ATGGCAATTTTTGACGACGTAAAAGAGGTAGTTGTTGAGCAGCTCAACGTCAATCCGGACGAAGTGAAAATGGAGTCCAAATTCGTAGAAGACCTGGGCGCGGACAGCCTCGATGTTGTTGAACTGGTCATGGCACTGGAAGAGAAATTCGGTATCGAAATTCCCGACGATCAGGCGGAAAAGATCCAAACCGTCGGTGACGCGGTCAAATATATCGAAGAGAACAAATAA